In one Acipenser ruthenus chromosome 10, fAciRut3.2 maternal haplotype, whole genome shotgun sequence genomic region, the following are encoded:
- the rgs18 gene encoding regulator of G-protein signaling 18 — translation MEIMVFLFPQLNFSAQKEEPYFKMLSPSDCPVIKKENKTRVKEREKKNRLSLLLSKSGSHENVNPQSMKSPTTASIISPEEALKWSDSFEKLLANKDGLDTFTTFLKSQFSEENIEFWLACEDFKKNKSTKLASKAKKIYSVYIETEAPKEVNIDFSTSQIIKQNVQNPTQSCFDTAQSIIYSLMKKDCYPRFLKSDIYLNLIQKKPPSNNMIRRRSRSCVFNDRIEAETDFGIWL, via the exons ATGGAAATAATGGTGTTTCTTTTTCCTCAACTGAATTTTTCTGCACAGAAAGAGGAACCTTACTTCAAAATGCTCAGTCCTTCTGATTGCCcggtgataaagaaagaaaataaaacaag gGTAAAGGAAAGAGAGAAGAAGAACAGACTGAGCCTCCTACTGTCGAAATCAGGATCTCATGAAAATGTCAACCCACAATCCATGAAAAGCCCAACGACTGCAAG CATCATCTCCCCTGAAGAGGCTTTGAAATGGAGTGACTCTTTTGAGAAACTGCTTGCTAATAAAG ATGGATTGGACACCTTTACTACATTCTTGAAGAGCCAGTTTAGTGAGGAGAACATTGAATTCTGGTTGGCCTGTGAGGActtcaagaaaaacaaatccaCTAAACTGGCCTCTAAGGCTAAGAAGATTTATTCGGTTTACATAGAAACAGAAGCTCCTAAAGAG GTGAACATTGACTTTTCTACAAGCCAGATTATTAAACAGAATGTCCAGAATCCTACGCAGTCTTGCTTCGACACAGCCCAGAGCATAATCTACAGCTTAATGAAAAAGGACTGTTACCCAAGGTTTCTAAAGTCAGACATCTATTTAAATCTGATCCAGAAGAAACCACCCAGCAACAACATGATTAGAAGAAGGTCACGATCTTGTGTCTTCAATGACCGCATTGAAGCAGAAACTGACTTTGGAATTTGGCTCTAA